The stretch of DNA CCTTTAAATATCCTTGGGGATAAGAAAGGTGCTGATTACATAGATAGTGGTTATTGGAGTAAATGTGCTGCTGATGAGGCCGATAAATATTGTAAGGCTAATCGTATTGATATCAAAACAACCCAAGATGGAAAAATAGCGCTAAAAACTATGCAAGATTGGCAACTTAGTGACGATTGTGCTTATGTGCACTATTGCCCTAATGAAACGATTGATGGCTTAGCAATTACAACAGACCCTCATTTTACCGATAAAATTGTCGTGGCAGATTATTCATCTTGTATTTTGTCAAAACCGATTGATGTCTCTCGTTATGGCATTATTTATGCGGGGGCTCAAAAAAATATTGGTCCATCAGGAATAACAATTGTTATTGTACGTGAAGACTTATTGGGTAAAGCTCAAAAAGTATTACCATCAGTGCTTGATTATACAATTGAAAGCAAATATGACTCAATGTTTAATACACCGCCGACCTTTGCATGGTATATGTCAGGCTTAGTCTTTAAATGGATTAAGCAACTTGGTGGTTTATCAATGATGGAAAAGCGTAATCAACTAAAAGCACAGGCCCTTTACCAATATATTGATAGCTCCGATTTTTACCAAAATAATATTGCCAATGCCAACCGTTCAATTATGAATGTACCGTTTGTTTCACCAAACGAAGATATCGATAAATTATTTGTTAGTGAAGCGACTAAAGCGGGAATTATTGGAATTAAAGGCC from Orbaceae bacterium lpD04 encodes:
- the serC gene encoding 3-phosphoserine/phosphohydroxythreonine transaminase, producing the protein MKIYNFSAGPATLPHEVLKQAQAELLDWNHTGASVMELSHRGKEFDAYALEATADLRDILHIPENYKVLFLQGGARAQFAAVPLNILGDKKGADYIDSGYWSKCAADEADKYCKANRIDIKTTQDGKIALKTMQDWQLSDDCAYVHYCPNETIDGLAITTDPHFTDKIVVADYSSCILSKPIDVSRYGIIYAGAQKNIGPSGITIVIVREDLLGKAQKVLPSVLDYTIESKYDSMFNTPPTFAWYMSGLVFKWIKQLGGLSMMEKRNQLKAQALYQYIDSSDFYQNNIANANRSIMNVPFVSPNEDIDKLFVSEATKAGIIGIKGHRIVGGMRASIYNAMDIEGVNYLINFMQQFEKQYG